The following coding sequences lie in one Montipora foliosa isolate CH-2021 chromosome 11, ASM3666993v2, whole genome shotgun sequence genomic window:
- the LOC137974712 gene encoding protein dispatched homolog 1-like isoform X1: MARKFVVACGNGVRFTRHDLIALCLAIFIPITCIVLTMVSVLPALGAKPLPSFNEPTKGFEPRGTKLSDKIITYQNYRYVYSALTSRPLKAQGVPQVQVQNKRKRRSLQNSLQPPFSPGFVDHDMVFVYEASDSAVNLFETNKLKTICAMDADIVRSNPYFKTFCTSHYYNNNEPQCYSSWSLGNYIALLNTRKTCQEITDEDVSRVKALLQKCSVHFIQQTLTQHCEYPQLNKTDSPNCPSVPIDCIRHSAVYNIFQFLVDNKFLTTKQNTFLKYTLSIPPVSSDDELFEELYDKLKDSNHVKDGVQLAAFNFRYFKFDKFSKKLLAEVIFPALAMIVVFGIMWLFLGSFILTFCALFCIVYAIGLAYFFYNTVFGMKFFPFLNVLTLVFLVGIGADDAFVYYDIWRQTRTAYPKANIMQLTLKTLRYSALSMLVTSLTTASAFFAGTSSTITAIKCFGIFAGTSILTNYLLMITYFPAVVALHEKWVMKYNDVQSVDDIPSVEPAEVSGPGTQDISKFREGSTNDNANTQERPIFCILQVIDFPCSLAVAAKSAIHRFTWKIFGRGLPFLIIKFHWLWIALLICLTAGFMCVNFVKPGLNLPESKEFQLFSTSHVLEKYDLKYKSFFRFEKSGSINIELIWGIKPVDNGDHFDPDDKGTLEFDESFGNIFTEAGQKFLHSLCSSAEKLPSFAEFSGGQCPINKLIQKCTTGSNACCGENATFPFPRKVAEKCLLRLAQRSSTGLLFDPESGALKGFSIKINTEQQYTNAFSVMDSFYNKVETWVKTEMPQPPRGMQNVWVGSRGFDFYALQRSLSEGTFSSLGISVAVSFVVMLTTTLNVFISIYAIVTIIGIICITIGSLVLAGWQLNILESIVMSVAVGLSIDFTMHYGVAYRLAPDKALRESRVRYSLVHIGSAVTMAALTTFLTGLMMMPATVLVYYQLGQFLMLVMVFSWFHSTFGFLSICAVIGPKDNFGQLSIAHLLRRCGLCRVEPEAPQNPAEGDETVTLSSACAAIEVGKKDTTTNL; the protein is encoded by the exons gTTTACCAGGCATGACTTGATTGCCCTGTGCTTGGCTATTTTCATCCCGATCACTTGTATAGTACTTACAATGGTTTCAGTTCTACCAGCACTAGGAGCAAAACCGTTGCCTAGTTTTAACGAGCCAACAAAA GGATTTGAACCAAGAGGCACAAAACTGAGTGACAAGATTATAACCTATCAAAATTACCGGTATGTGTATTCTGCTTTGACTTCGAGACCTCTGAAAGCACAAGGAGTTCCTCAAGTCCAAGTACAAAATAAGCGGAAACGACGGTCATTGCAGAATTCTCTTCAACCTCCTTTTTCTCCCGGATTTGTTGACCATGACATGGTGTTTGTGTATGAAGCCTCAGACTCTGCGGTAAACTTGTTTGAGACAAACAAGCTCAAAACCATTTGCGCCATGGATGCTGACATTGTGCGTTCAAACCCATATTTTAAGACTTTTTGCACAAgccattattataataataatgagccACAGTGTTACTCCAGCTGGTCTCTTGGAAATTACATTGCCCTACTCAACACCCGCAAAACATGTCAGGAAATAACTGATGAAGATGTGTCAAGGGTAAAAGCATTGCTACAGAAGTGTTCAGTTCATTTTATCCAGCAAACACTCACACAACACTGCGAGTATCCACAATTGAATAAGACTGACAGCCCAAACTGCCCATCAGTGCCAATAGATTGCATTCGACACTCTGCTGTGTACAACATTTTCCAGTTTCTTGTGGATAATAAGTTCTTGACAACCAAACAAAATACCTTTCTCAAATATACACTGTCTATACCGCCTGTGTCCAGTGATGATGAGCTTTTCGAGGAGTTGTATGACAAGTTAAAGGACAGCAATCATGTTAAAGATGGTGTGCAACTGGCAGCATTTAATTTCCGTTACTTTAAGTTTGATAAATTCAGCAAAAAGCTTTTGGCTGAGGTGATTTTCCCTGCCCTTGCAATGATTGTTGTGTTTGGAATTATGTGGTTGTTCCTTGGCTCCTTTATTCTAACTTTTTGCGCCCTCTTTTGCATTGTTTATGCAATTGGACTGGCATACTTCTTTTACAACACTGTTTTCGGCATGAAGTTTTTCCCTTTTCTAAATGTCCTCACGTTAGTGTTCTTGGTGGGCATTGGCGCTGATGATGCATTTGTGTACTATGACATATGGAGGCAAACCAGGACTGCCTACCCCAAAGCAAACATCATGCAATTGACATTAAAAACCTTGCGATATTCAGCTCTTTCTATGCTGGTTACAAGCTTGACAACAGCATCGGCATTTTTTGCTGGTACTTCTTCCACCATTACTGCCATCAAGTGTTTTGGAATATTTGCAGGAACATCCATCTTAACCAACTACCTTCTGATGATAACATACTTTCCTGCTGTTGTGGCACTGCATGAAAAGTGGGTTATGAAGTACAATGATGTTCAATCCGTGGATGATATTCCTTCAGTTGAGCCTGCAGAGGTTTCTGGACCAGGCACACAAGACATATCAAAATTCAGAGAAGGAAGCACCAATGATAATGCCAACACTCAAGAACGGCCAATCTTCTGTATTCTTCAAGTCATTGATTTTCCTTGCTCCTTAGCAGTAGCAGCTAAAAGTGCTATTCACAGATTTACTTGGAAGATCTTCGGGCGTGGTTTGCCATTCTTGATTATCAAATTTCACTGGCTTTGGATAGCCCTTCTCATTTGTCTCACTGCTGGATTTATGTGTGTTAACTTTGTGAAACCTGGCCTTAACTTACCAGAAAGTAAAGAATTTCAATTGTTTTCAACCTCACATGTACTTGAAAAGTATGACTTAAAGTACAAGAGCTTTTTCAGATTTGAAAAGAGTGGAAGTATTAACATAGAGTTGATCTGGGGAATCAAACCTGTTGACAATGGTGACCACTTTGACCCTGACGATAAAGGAACACTTGAATTTGATGAGTCATTTGGTAACATCTTTACAGAAGCTGGACAGAAATTCCTCCATTCACTGTGTTCATCTGCCGAGAAACTGCCATCTTTTGCTGAATTTAGTGGAGGTCAATGTCCCATCaataaattaattcaaaaatgTACAACTGGCTCTAATGCTTGCTGTGGGGAGAATGCTACCTTTCCTTTCCCACGAAAGGTTGCTGAAAAGTGTCTTTTGCGATTAGCACAGAGATCATCCACCGGGTTGCTGTTCGATCCGGAGAGCGGAGCTCTTAAAGGCTTTTCGATCAAGATAAATACCGAACAACAATACACAAATGCCTTTTCTGTTATGGATAGCTTCTATAATAAAGTTGAAACGTGGGTGAAAACTGAGATGCCCCAACCACCCCGTGGAATGCAAAATGTCTGGGTGGGCAGTCGGGGGTTTGACTTCTATGCCCTACAAAGAAGCCTCTCAGAAGGAACCTTCTCATCATTGGGAATATCTGTGGCTGTATCATTTGTCGTCATGCTGACAACAACTCTAAATGTCTTTATCAGCATCTATGCCATTGTCACCATCATTGGGATCATTTGTATCACTATTGGATCGCTGGTGTTAGCAGGCTGGCAGTTGAATATATTAGAATCTATTGTGATGTCAGTAGCTGTGGGGCTTTCGATTGACTTCACCATGCATTACGGTGTGGCTTACAGGTTGGCTCCTGATAAAGCTCTCAGGGAAAGCAGGGTGCGTTACTCACTGGTGCACATTGGATCAGCTGTTACCATGGCAGCGCTAACAACATTTCTTACAG GTTTGATGATGATGCCGGCAACTGTTCTTGTATACTATCAGCTTGGTCAATTCTTGATGTTGGTTATGGTATTCAGTTGGTTTCATTCCACCTTCGGTTTCTTATCCATCTGTGCTGTGATTGGTCCTAAGGACAATTTCGGACAGCTCAGCATCGCTCACCTCCTCCGACGGTGTGGTTTATGTCGTGTTGAACCGGAGGCGCCCCAAAATCCAGCTGAAGGAGACGAAACTGTTACGCTAAGCTCCGCGTGCGCTGCTATTGAAGTTGGAAAAAAAGACACTACCACTAATCTGTAA
- the LOC137974712 gene encoding protein dispatched homolog 1-like isoform X2 encodes MGRLKLGCSRKLRFTRHDLIALCLAIFIPITCIVLTMVSVLPALGAKPLPSFNEPTKGFEPRGTKLSDKIITYQNYRYVYSALTSRPLKAQGVPQVQVQNKRKRRSLQNSLQPPFSPGFVDHDMVFVYEASDSAVNLFETNKLKTICAMDADIVRSNPYFKTFCTSHYYNNNEPQCYSSWSLGNYIALLNTRKTCQEITDEDVSRVKALLQKCSVHFIQQTLTQHCEYPQLNKTDSPNCPSVPIDCIRHSAVYNIFQFLVDNKFLTTKQNTFLKYTLSIPPVSSDDELFEELYDKLKDSNHVKDGVQLAAFNFRYFKFDKFSKKLLAEVIFPALAMIVVFGIMWLFLGSFILTFCALFCIVYAIGLAYFFYNTVFGMKFFPFLNVLTLVFLVGIGADDAFVYYDIWRQTRTAYPKANIMQLTLKTLRYSALSMLVTSLTTASAFFAGTSSTITAIKCFGIFAGTSILTNYLLMITYFPAVVALHEKWVMKYNDVQSVDDIPSVEPAEVSGPGTQDISKFREGSTNDNANTQERPIFCILQVIDFPCSLAVAAKSAIHRFTWKIFGRGLPFLIIKFHWLWIALLICLTAGFMCVNFVKPGLNLPESKEFQLFSTSHVLEKYDLKYKSFFRFEKSGSINIELIWGIKPVDNGDHFDPDDKGTLEFDESFGNIFTEAGQKFLHSLCSSAEKLPSFAEFSGGQCPINKLIQKCTTGSNACCGENATFPFPRKVAEKCLLRLAQRSSTGLLFDPESGALKGFSIKINTEQQYTNAFSVMDSFYNKVETWVKTEMPQPPRGMQNVWVGSRGFDFYALQRSLSEGTFSSLGISVAVSFVVMLTTTLNVFISIYAIVTIIGIICITIGSLVLAGWQLNILESIVMSVAVGLSIDFTMHYGVAYRLAPDKALRESRVRYSLVHIGSAVTMAALTTFLTGLMMMPATVLVYYQLGQFLMLVMVFSWFHSTFGFLSICAVIGPKDNFGQLSIAHLLRRCGLCRVEPEAPQNPAEGDETVTLSSACAAIEVGKKDTTTNL; translated from the exons gTTTACCAGGCATGACTTGATTGCCCTGTGCTTGGCTATTTTCATCCCGATCACTTGTATAGTACTTACAATGGTTTCAGTTCTACCAGCACTAGGAGCAAAACCGTTGCCTAGTTTTAACGAGCCAACAAAA GGATTTGAACCAAGAGGCACAAAACTGAGTGACAAGATTATAACCTATCAAAATTACCGGTATGTGTATTCTGCTTTGACTTCGAGACCTCTGAAAGCACAAGGAGTTCCTCAAGTCCAAGTACAAAATAAGCGGAAACGACGGTCATTGCAGAATTCTCTTCAACCTCCTTTTTCTCCCGGATTTGTTGACCATGACATGGTGTTTGTGTATGAAGCCTCAGACTCTGCGGTAAACTTGTTTGAGACAAACAAGCTCAAAACCATTTGCGCCATGGATGCTGACATTGTGCGTTCAAACCCATATTTTAAGACTTTTTGCACAAgccattattataataataatgagccACAGTGTTACTCCAGCTGGTCTCTTGGAAATTACATTGCCCTACTCAACACCCGCAAAACATGTCAGGAAATAACTGATGAAGATGTGTCAAGGGTAAAAGCATTGCTACAGAAGTGTTCAGTTCATTTTATCCAGCAAACACTCACACAACACTGCGAGTATCCACAATTGAATAAGACTGACAGCCCAAACTGCCCATCAGTGCCAATAGATTGCATTCGACACTCTGCTGTGTACAACATTTTCCAGTTTCTTGTGGATAATAAGTTCTTGACAACCAAACAAAATACCTTTCTCAAATATACACTGTCTATACCGCCTGTGTCCAGTGATGATGAGCTTTTCGAGGAGTTGTATGACAAGTTAAAGGACAGCAATCATGTTAAAGATGGTGTGCAACTGGCAGCATTTAATTTCCGTTACTTTAAGTTTGATAAATTCAGCAAAAAGCTTTTGGCTGAGGTGATTTTCCCTGCCCTTGCAATGATTGTTGTGTTTGGAATTATGTGGTTGTTCCTTGGCTCCTTTATTCTAACTTTTTGCGCCCTCTTTTGCATTGTTTATGCAATTGGACTGGCATACTTCTTTTACAACACTGTTTTCGGCATGAAGTTTTTCCCTTTTCTAAATGTCCTCACGTTAGTGTTCTTGGTGGGCATTGGCGCTGATGATGCATTTGTGTACTATGACATATGGAGGCAAACCAGGACTGCCTACCCCAAAGCAAACATCATGCAATTGACATTAAAAACCTTGCGATATTCAGCTCTTTCTATGCTGGTTACAAGCTTGACAACAGCATCGGCATTTTTTGCTGGTACTTCTTCCACCATTACTGCCATCAAGTGTTTTGGAATATTTGCAGGAACATCCATCTTAACCAACTACCTTCTGATGATAACATACTTTCCTGCTGTTGTGGCACTGCATGAAAAGTGGGTTATGAAGTACAATGATGTTCAATCCGTGGATGATATTCCTTCAGTTGAGCCTGCAGAGGTTTCTGGACCAGGCACACAAGACATATCAAAATTCAGAGAAGGAAGCACCAATGATAATGCCAACACTCAAGAACGGCCAATCTTCTGTATTCTTCAAGTCATTGATTTTCCTTGCTCCTTAGCAGTAGCAGCTAAAAGTGCTATTCACAGATTTACTTGGAAGATCTTCGGGCGTGGTTTGCCATTCTTGATTATCAAATTTCACTGGCTTTGGATAGCCCTTCTCATTTGTCTCACTGCTGGATTTATGTGTGTTAACTTTGTGAAACCTGGCCTTAACTTACCAGAAAGTAAAGAATTTCAATTGTTTTCAACCTCACATGTACTTGAAAAGTATGACTTAAAGTACAAGAGCTTTTTCAGATTTGAAAAGAGTGGAAGTATTAACATAGAGTTGATCTGGGGAATCAAACCTGTTGACAATGGTGACCACTTTGACCCTGACGATAAAGGAACACTTGAATTTGATGAGTCATTTGGTAACATCTTTACAGAAGCTGGACAGAAATTCCTCCATTCACTGTGTTCATCTGCCGAGAAACTGCCATCTTTTGCTGAATTTAGTGGAGGTCAATGTCCCATCaataaattaattcaaaaatgTACAACTGGCTCTAATGCTTGCTGTGGGGAGAATGCTACCTTTCCTTTCCCACGAAAGGTTGCTGAAAAGTGTCTTTTGCGATTAGCACAGAGATCATCCACCGGGTTGCTGTTCGATCCGGAGAGCGGAGCTCTTAAAGGCTTTTCGATCAAGATAAATACCGAACAACAATACACAAATGCCTTTTCTGTTATGGATAGCTTCTATAATAAAGTTGAAACGTGGGTGAAAACTGAGATGCCCCAACCACCCCGTGGAATGCAAAATGTCTGGGTGGGCAGTCGGGGGTTTGACTTCTATGCCCTACAAAGAAGCCTCTCAGAAGGAACCTTCTCATCATTGGGAATATCTGTGGCTGTATCATTTGTCGTCATGCTGACAACAACTCTAAATGTCTTTATCAGCATCTATGCCATTGTCACCATCATTGGGATCATTTGTATCACTATTGGATCGCTGGTGTTAGCAGGCTGGCAGTTGAATATATTAGAATCTATTGTGATGTCAGTAGCTGTGGGGCTTTCGATTGACTTCACCATGCATTACGGTGTGGCTTACAGGTTGGCTCCTGATAAAGCTCTCAGGGAAAGCAGGGTGCGTTACTCACTGGTGCACATTGGATCAGCTGTTACCATGGCAGCGCTAACAACATTTCTTACAG GTTTGATGATGATGCCGGCAACTGTTCTTGTATACTATCAGCTTGGTCAATTCTTGATGTTGGTTATGGTATTCAGTTGGTTTCATTCCACCTTCGGTTTCTTATCCATCTGTGCTGTGATTGGTCCTAAGGACAATTTCGGACAGCTCAGCATCGCTCACCTCCTCCGACGGTGTGGTTTATGTCGTGTTGAACCGGAGGCGCCCCAAAATCCAGCTGAAGGAGACGAAACTGTTACGCTAAGCTCCGCGTGCGCTGCTATTGAAGTTGGAAAAAAAGACACTACCACTAATCTGTAA